A window of Pusillimonas sp. T7-7 contains these coding sequences:
- a CDS encoding malate dehydrogenase, producing MSKPAMRVAVTGAAGQIGYALLFRIASGEMLGKDQPVILQLLEIPDEKAQKALKGVMMELDDCAFPLLAGMTAHSDAREAFKDVDVALLVGARPRGPGMERKDLLQVNAQIFTAQGKALNDVASRNVKVLVVGNPANTNAYIAMKSAPDLPAKNFTAMLRLDHNRALSQLSAKSGKPVADIEKLIVWGNHSPTMYPDTRFATVGGESLAGLINDDAWNRDTFIPTVGKRGAAIIDARGLSSAASAANAAIDHVHDWVLGSNGKWVTMGIPSDGSYGIPEGIIYGVPVTTANGEYTRVEGLEIDAFSRERMDFTLKELLEERDGVQDLLK from the coding sequence ATGTCCAAACCCGCCATGCGTGTCGCCGTTACCGGCGCTGCCGGCCAAATCGGCTACGCCCTGCTATTCCGTATCGCCTCAGGCGAAATGCTCGGCAAGGATCAGCCCGTCATTCTTCAACTGCTTGAAATTCCCGACGAAAAAGCCCAGAAAGCGCTGAAAGGCGTCATGATGGAACTGGACGATTGCGCTTTCCCCTTATTGGCCGGTATGACGGCACACAGCGACGCACGTGAAGCATTCAAAGACGTCGATGTCGCGTTGCTGGTGGGCGCCCGTCCTCGTGGCCCCGGCATGGAACGTAAAGACTTGCTGCAAGTGAACGCGCAAATCTTTACGGCTCAGGGCAAGGCACTGAACGACGTTGCCAGCCGCAATGTAAAAGTGTTGGTTGTGGGCAATCCCGCCAACACCAATGCCTACATCGCCATGAAGTCCGCCCCCGATCTGCCCGCGAAGAACTTCACCGCCATGTTGCGCCTGGATCACAACCGTGCCCTGTCTCAGCTGTCCGCCAAGTCTGGCAAACCCGTTGCCGACATCGAAAAGCTTATCGTCTGGGGCAATCATTCGCCCACCATGTATCCCGATACCCGTTTTGCCACGGTAGGCGGCGAGAGCCTGGCTGGCCTGATCAATGACGACGCCTGGAATCGCGACACCTTTATCCCCACTGTCGGCAAACGCGGCGCCGCCATCATCGACGCCCGCGGTCTGTCTTCGGCTGCCTCGGCCGCCAATGCCGCCATCGATCACGTGCACGACTGGGTTCTGGGCTCGAACGGAAAATGGGTCACCATGGGTATACCGTCCGACGGCTCATACGGCATCCCCGAAGGCATCATCTACGGTGTGCCCGTCACGACCGCCAATGGCGAATACACCCGCGTTGAAGGTCTGGAAATTGATGCCTTCTCGCGCGAACGCATGGATTTCACCCTGAAAGAGCTTCTTGAAGAGCGCGACGGCGTTCAAGACCTGTTGAAATAA
- a CDS encoding GntR family transcriptional regulator, with amino-acid sequence MSEAPLTDRGQVAERAASSAAFSPLYQQIKGLLLQSLDRGDWKPGEAIPSELELAARFQVSQGTVRKAIDELAAENLLLRRQGKGTFVATHHEAKVRFRFLRLTSDDGKQVASGSQILECRRVKAPSDIAALLELRSSDMAINIRRLLSFDQVPTILDDIWLPAAVFRGLTAETLASYKGPLYAWFESEFGVSMVRADEKIRAVNAGAEAAQLLQVEPGSALLQVERVSYTYGDRPMEVRRGLYVTERFHYRNSLN; translated from the coding sequence ATGTCCGAGGCTCCCTTAACTGATCGTGGTCAGGTCGCTGAACGCGCAGCCAGCAGCGCTGCGTTCAGCCCGTTGTACCAGCAGATCAAGGGTTTGCTACTGCAAAGTCTCGACCGGGGCGACTGGAAGCCGGGCGAAGCCATACCCAGCGAACTCGAGCTGGCTGCTCGTTTTCAGGTCAGCCAGGGTACGGTGCGCAAGGCCATCGATGAGCTGGCCGCCGAAAACCTTTTGCTGCGCCGGCAAGGCAAGGGTACCTTTGTGGCCACGCACCACGAGGCCAAGGTGCGCTTCCGCTTTTTGCGCCTGACTTCCGACGACGGCAAGCAAGTCGCTTCCGGAAGCCAGATTCTTGAGTGCCGACGGGTCAAGGCGCCGTCCGATATAGCCGCTTTGCTTGAATTGCGCAGCTCAGACATGGCGATCAATATACGCCGCCTGCTTTCCTTTGATCAGGTTCCCACGATTCTTGACGACATCTGGCTGCCCGCTGCGGTGTTTCGGGGGCTTACTGCCGAAACCCTGGCCAGCTACAAGGGGCCGCTATATGCCTGGTTTGAATCCGAGTTTGGCGTAAGCATGGTACGGGCCGATGAAAAAATCCGCGCCGTAAACGCAGGTGCCGAGGCGGCACAGCTGCTGCAGGTCGAGCCGGGCAGCGCCCTGCTTCAGGTCGAACGCGTATCGTATACCTATGGCGACCGACCCATGGAAGTGCGCAGGGGTTTGTACGTAACGGAAAGGTTCCATTACCGAAACAGTTTGAATTAA
- the sdhC gene encoding succinate dehydrogenase, cytochrome b556 subunit, with translation MSDSASKPRPQYRNLSVPQILSYHLPLAGKSSIMHRASGALLFLCIPLVILPLFALSVGSPESFASIQDWVANPLCKLVLLALIWGYLHHFCAGIRYLVLDLHIGNDKHTAQKTAGVVFGVSLALTLVFGLKLFGVW, from the coding sequence ATGTCCGATTCAGCTTCAAAGCCGCGTCCGCAGTATCGCAATCTCAGCGTACCGCAGATCCTGAGCTACCATCTGCCCCTGGCGGGGAAATCATCCATCATGCACCGCGCCAGCGGCGCCTTGTTGTTTCTCTGTATCCCGCTGGTTATCTTGCCGCTGTTCGCGCTTAGCGTGGGCTCGCCCGAAAGCTTTGCCAGCATACAGGACTGGGTAGCCAACCCTTTATGCAAACTGGTTTTGCTGGCCCTTATATGGGGCTACTTGCATCACTTCTGCGCAGGCATCCGTTATCTGGTGCTCGATCTGCATATCGGCAACGACAAGCATACGGCTCAAAAAACAGCCGGCGTCGTGTTTGGTGTCAGCCTGGCGTTGACTTTGGTGTTTGGTCTTAAATTGTTTGGGGTGTGGTAA
- the sdhD gene encoding succinate dehydrogenase, hydrophobic membrane anchor protein yields the protein MAQERIGVRRHVVGAHYGTLDFIAQRVTAIIMAVYTLVLLGGILFTPELNYEGWRGLFTFTCLSLPVGQMLATLAFMSLVWHAWIGVRDIWMDYVRSAGLRLFLQVLTILWLVGALVYFAKILWSL from the coding sequence ATGGCTCAAGAACGCATTGGTGTACGGCGTCATGTCGTCGGCGCGCATTACGGCACACTCGACTTCATCGCACAGCGGGTTACCGCCATCATCATGGCCGTTTATACCCTGGTGCTGCTTGGGGGCATTCTGTTCACGCCCGAGCTCAACTACGAGGGCTGGCGTGGCTTGTTCACGTTCACCTGTCTGAGCCTGCCGGTGGGGCAAATGCTGGCTACGCTGGCCTTTATGTCGCTGGTCTGGCATGCCTGGATAGGTGTGCGCGACATCTGGATGGACTACGTTCGTTCGGCTGGCTTGCGCCTGTTCCTGCAGGTTCTGACCATCTTGTGGTTGGTCGGCGCCCTTGTTTATTTCGCAAAAATTCTCTGGAGTTTATAA
- the sdhA gene encoding succinate dehydrogenase flavoprotein subunit produces MAAVKNSLPRRQFDVVVVGAGGAGMRCSLQLAQAGLSVAVLSKVFPTRSHTVAAQGGVSASLGNMSEDNWYWHMYDTVKGSDWLGDQDAIEFMCREAPNAVYELEHFGMPFDRNADGTIYQRPFGGHTANFGEKPVQRACAAADRTGHAMLHTLYQRNVAARTQFFVEWMALDLLRNEAGDVLGVTALEMETGEIYVLEAKQTVLATGGAGRIWAASTNAFINTGDGLGMAARAGLPLQDLEFWQFHPTGVAGAGVLITEGVRGEGGILLNKDGERFMERYAPTLKDLAPRDFVSRSMDQEIKEGRGCGDGSYVVLKLDHLGAETIQKRLPSIREIAIKFANVDPIKDPIPVVPTIHYQMGGVPTNIYGQVVSYANGETTPVNGLYAIGECAATSVHGANRLGTNSLLDLIVFGRSAGNHIVGTHPERQHAHQPIPESAIDYSLDRVNKIESRTSGEKTQDVANAMRVSMQHHCGVFRTLDLLAKGVDAIEDIAQQVDNIYFKDKSKVFNTARVEALEVSNMIEVAKATTKSAANRTESRGAHALSDHPERDDENWLRHTLWFSEGSRLEYKPVTMKPLTVDSFPPKARTF; encoded by the coding sequence GTGGCTGCTGTCAAAAATTCCTTACCACGCCGCCAGTTTGATGTGGTGGTCGTTGGCGCCGGCGGGGCCGGCATGCGTTGCTCATTGCAACTGGCGCAGGCCGGCCTGTCGGTCGCTGTATTGTCCAAAGTTTTCCCCACGCGTTCGCATACGGTGGCGGCTCAGGGCGGCGTCAGCGCTTCCCTGGGCAACATGAGCGAAGACAACTGGTATTGGCATATGTACGATACCGTCAAGGGTTCCGACTGGCTCGGCGACCAGGACGCTATCGAATTCATGTGCCGCGAAGCACCCAATGCGGTCTACGAACTCGAACACTTTGGCATGCCGTTCGACCGTAATGCCGATGGTACGATTTACCAGCGTCCGTTTGGCGGCCATACGGCCAACTTCGGCGAAAAACCAGTACAACGCGCCTGTGCCGCGGCCGACCGTACCGGTCATGCCATGCTTCATACCCTGTACCAGCGCAACGTGGCAGCTCGTACGCAGTTCTTTGTCGAATGGATGGCCCTCGACTTGCTGCGCAACGAAGCCGGCGACGTCCTGGGTGTGACCGCGCTCGAAATGGAAACCGGCGAAATCTACGTCCTGGAAGCCAAGCAGACCGTCCTGGCTACTGGCGGTGCGGGCCGTATCTGGGCAGCGTCCACCAATGCCTTCATCAACACCGGCGACGGCTTGGGTATGGCCGCGCGTGCAGGACTGCCTTTGCAGGATCTCGAGTTCTGGCAATTCCACCCCACTGGCGTAGCCGGTGCTGGCGTACTCATCACCGAAGGCGTACGGGGCGAGGGCGGTATCCTGCTCAATAAAGATGGCGAGCGCTTCATGGAGCGCTATGCACCCACGCTCAAAGACTTGGCGCCACGCGACTTCGTATCGCGCTCGATGGACCAGGAAATCAAAGAAGGCCGTGGTTGTGGCGACGGCAGCTACGTAGTGCTCAAGCTGGATCACCTGGGGGCTGAAACCATACAGAAGCGTCTGCCTTCCATTCGTGAAATCGCCATCAAGTTCGCCAACGTCGATCCCATCAAGGACCCGATCCCGGTCGTACCTACGATCCACTACCAGATGGGTGGCGTTCCCACCAACATCTATGGTCAGGTCGTCAGTTACGCCAATGGCGAAACCACGCCGGTCAACGGCCTGTACGCCATCGGCGAATGCGCGGCCACGTCGGTGCATGGCGCCAACCGCCTGGGCACCAACTCGCTGCTCGACCTTATTGTGTTTGGCCGTTCGGCAGGCAATCACATTGTCGGCACGCACCCCGAGCGTCAGCATGCCCATCAGCCCATTCCTGAATCGGCTATCGATTATTCGCTGGATCGCGTCAACAAGATCGAATCGCGTACTTCGGGCGAGAAAACGCAAGACGTCGCCAATGCCATGCGTGTTTCCATGCAGCACCATTGCGGCGTATTCCGCACGCTCGATCTCTTGGCCAAGGGTGTCGACGCCATCGAAGACATTGCCCAGCAAGTAGACAACATCTACTTCAAGGATAAGTCCAAGGTCTTCAATACGGCCCGTGTCGAGGCGCTTGAGGTCTCCAACATGATCGAAGTGGCCAAGGCAACGACCAAGTCGGCAGCCAATCGCACTGAAAGCCGTGGCGCGCATGCGCTTAGCGATCATCCCGAGCGTGACGACGAAAACTGGCTGCGCCATACCTTGTGGTTCTCGGAAGGCAGCCGTCTCGAATACAAGCCGGTCACCATGAAGCCGCTTACCGTAGATAGCTTCCCGCCCAAAGCGCGGACCTTCTAA
- a CDS encoding succinate dehydrogenase iron-sulfur subunit, translating into MSQKRIVKFEIYRYDPDKDERPYMQKLEVELQPTDKMLLDAIIRIKNDVDDSLALRRSCREGVCGSDAMNINGKNGLACTTNLLELKEPIVLKPLPGLPVVRDLIVDMTHFFNQYHSIKPFLINDQPPPEKERLQTPEAREELDGLYECILCACCSTSCPSFWWNPDKFVGPAGLLQAYRFIADSRDEATGERLDNLEDPYRLFRCHTIMNCADVCPKGLNPSHAIGKIKEMLVRRAI; encoded by the coding sequence ATGAGCCAAAAACGTATCGTCAAATTTGAAATCTATCGCTACGATCCCGACAAGGACGAGCGTCCTTACATGCAGAAGCTCGAAGTCGAGCTCCAGCCTACCGACAAGATGCTGCTTGATGCCATTATCCGCATCAAGAATGACGTCGACGACAGCCTGGCGCTGCGCCGCTCCTGCCGCGAAGGGGTCTGCGGTTCCGACGCCATGAACATCAATGGCAAGAACGGCCTGGCCTGCACGACCAACTTGCTCGAGCTCAAAGAGCCCATCGTGCTCAAGCCTCTGCCCGGGCTGCCTGTCGTGCGCGACCTGATCGTCGACATGACGCACTTCTTCAATCAGTATCATTCGATCAAGCCTTTCCTGATCAACGATCAACCGCCGCCCGAAAAAGAGCGCTTGCAAACACCCGAGGCCCGCGAAGAGCTCGACGGCCTCTATGAGTGCATTTTGTGTGCTTGCTGCTCGACGTCCTGCCCGTCTTTCTGGTGGAACCCCGACAAATTCGTCGGTCCTGCCGGTCTTTTGCAGGCGTACAGGTTTATTGCAGACAGTCGCGACGAAGCCACCGGCGAGCGCCTCGATAATCTAGAAGATCCTTACCGTCTGTTCCGTTGCCACACCATCATGAACTGTGCCGATGTCTGTCCGAAGGGGTTGAACCCATCTCATGCCATCGGGAAGATCAAAGAGATGCTGGTTCGTCGTGCAATATAA
- a CDS encoding succinate dehydrogenase assembly factor 2, producing MSTLSELERARLRWRARRGLLENDLIITRFLDEYETELTDTDVSALSLLFEMGDNELLDVLLARTQLSGVYDTPDIHRLVEQMQKL from the coding sequence ATGAGCACGTTATCAGAGCTTGAGCGTGCGCGCCTGCGCTGGCGCGCGCGTCGCGGTCTGCTGGAAAATGACCTGATCATCACCCGGTTCCTGGATGAGTACGAAACCGAGTTGACCGACACCGATGTTTCTGCCTTGTCTTTGCTTTTCGAGATGGGCGATAACGAATTGCTTGATGTATTGCTGGCCAGAACACAGCTGTCTGGCGTGTACGACACGCCCGATATTCACAGGCTGGTTGAGCAGATGCAGAAGCTGTAA
- the gltA gene encoding citrate synthase: MQLSDKKATLSFSDGSAPIEFPVYQGTVGPDVIDIRKLYGQSGMFTYDPGFLSTASCESGITYIDGDKGQLLYRGYPIDQLAQKCDFLDICYLILNGDLPDGAQKSEFDSLVTNHTMVHEQMRIFMQGFRRDAHPMAVLTGLVGALSAFYHDSTDITNPHHRHVSAIRLIAKMPTLVAMAYKHSLGQPYIYPKNELSYTGNFLHMMFATPCEDYKVNEVVERALDRIFILHADHEQNASTSTVRLCGSSGTNPFAAIAAGVGCLWGPAHGGANEACLQMLEELQANGGVAKVGEFMEKVKDKNSGVRLMGFGHRVYKNYDPRAKLMQETCKEVLSALGLENDPLFKLAMELERIALEDPYFVERKLYPNVDFYSGIVQRAIGIPTSLFTAIFALARTVGWIAQWSEMLSDPDYKIGRPRQLYTGSQTRDVSAKR, encoded by the coding sequence ATGCAATTGTCAGATAAGAAAGCCACGCTATCGTTCTCGGATGGTAGCGCGCCGATAGAATTTCCTGTGTATCAGGGAACTGTCGGTCCTGATGTCATCGATATCCGCAAGCTGTATGGCCAGAGTGGTATGTTTACCTACGATCCTGGCTTCCTGTCGACCGCTTCGTGCGAGTCGGGTATTACCTATATTGATGGCGACAAGGGTCAACTGCTTTATCGTGGCTATCCTATCGATCAGCTTGCGCAGAAATGCGATTTTCTCGATATCTGCTATTTGATCCTGAACGGCGACTTGCCCGATGGCGCCCAGAAATCAGAATTCGATTCGCTGGTCACCAATCACACCATGGTGCATGAGCAGATGCGTATCTTCATGCAAGGCTTCCGCCGCGATGCGCATCCCATGGCTGTGCTCACGGGTTTGGTCGGTGCACTGTCGGCTTTCTATCACGACTCCACCGACATCACCAATCCGCACCACCGCCACGTATCGGCCATCCGCCTGATCGCCAAGATGCCTACACTGGTGGCCATGGCATACAAGCATTCGCTGGGCCAGCCATACATCTATCCGAAGAACGAGCTGTCGTACACCGGCAACTTCCTGCACATGATGTTCGCCACGCCTTGCGAAGACTATAAAGTCAACGAAGTCGTGGAGCGCGCGCTTGATCGTATTTTCATCCTGCACGCTGATCACGAGCAGAACGCATCCACCTCCACGGTTCGCCTGTGCGGCTCGTCGGGCACCAATCCGTTTGCGGCCATCGCTGCGGGCGTGGGCTGCCTGTGGGGCCCGGCCCATGGCGGCGCCAACGAGGCCTGCCTGCAAATGCTCGAAGAATTGCAAGCCAATGGCGGTGTCGCCAAAGTCGGCGAGTTTATGGAAAAGGTCAAGGACAAGAACTCGGGCGTACGCCTGATGGGCTTTGGCCACCGTGTCTACAAGAACTACGATCCGCGCGCCAAGCTCATGCAGGAAACCTGCAAAGAAGTGCTGTCGGCACTGGGCCTGGAAAACGATCCCTTGTTCAAGCTGGCCATGGAACTCGAGCGTATTGCACTTGAAGACCCATACTTCGTCGAGCGCAAGCTGTACCCGAACGTCGACTTCTACTCGGGCATTGTCCAGCGCGCCATTGGCATTCCAACCTCCTTGTTCACCGCCATCTTCGCCTTGGCGCGTACCGTAGGCTGGATCGCTCAATGGAGCGAAATGCTGTCCGATCCCGATTACAAAATCGGTCGCCCGCGTCAGCTTTACACCGGTTCGCAAACTCGCGACGTATCGGCCAAGCGCTAA
- a CDS encoding LysR family transcriptional regulator — protein sequence MRFDLTDLRLFLNIHEAGTITDGAQRSHMTLASASERVKGMEDAVGVALLLRGRRGVQVTPAGRTLLHHARSVLQQVDRMRGELDLYGQGLKGHVRLLCNTSALSEYLPDILGGFLAQHSQISVDLEERMSYDIADAIRSGIADIGIVADSVDLQGLETHTFRPDPLTLIVPTNHQLAQRHSISLAEVAHHDFVGLTEGSALQEHLAHHARKAGKRLGYRVRLRSLDAICRMVGQGIGIGIVPRATAVRLARTTHIKRISLTDTWACRDLLLCVRSSKELPVYVRQLMTYILTAH from the coding sequence ATGCGTTTCGACCTGACCGACCTGCGTCTGTTCCTGAACATCCACGAGGCAGGAACAATAACCGATGGGGCCCAGCGATCACACATGACGCTGGCATCTGCCAGCGAGCGCGTGAAGGGCATGGAGGATGCCGTGGGCGTAGCGCTGCTGCTGCGTGGCCGCCGTGGTGTACAAGTAACGCCCGCTGGCCGGACTTTGCTGCATCATGCACGCTCTGTGCTGCAACAAGTCGACCGCATGCGGGGCGAGCTTGACCTTTACGGCCAGGGCCTGAAAGGGCATGTACGCCTGCTGTGCAATACGTCTGCGCTTAGCGAATATCTGCCCGATATCCTTGGCGGCTTTCTGGCCCAACATTCACAGATATCGGTCGACCTGGAAGAAAGAATGAGTTACGACATTGCCGATGCCATACGCAGCGGCATTGCCGACATAGGCATCGTGGCCGATTCCGTTGACTTGCAAGGCCTGGAAACCCACACCTTTCGCCCCGATCCGCTCACACTGATCGTGCCCACGAACCACCAACTTGCTCAACGCCATTCGATCAGCCTTGCCGAAGTGGCCCACCATGACTTTGTTGGCTTGACCGAAGGCAGCGCACTGCAAGAGCATCTTGCGCACCATGCCCGCAAAGCAGGCAAGCGTTTGGGGTATCGAGTTCGTCTGCGCAGCCTGGATGCGATTTGCCGAATGGTTGGCCAGGGAATTGGCATAGGTATAGTACCCAGAGCGACAGCCGTACGTTTGGCTAGAACCACACACATCAAACGAATATCCCTGACCGATACCTGGGCCTGTCGAGACCTGCTCTTATGTGTGCGCTCCAGCAAGGAATTGCCGGTTTATGTCAGGCAGCTAATGACATACATCCTGACCGCACACTAA
- a CDS encoding sulfite exporter TauE/SafE family protein yields MMLTEMFDGYTWQMFLLVAMVFVLAGLVKGVVGLGLPTISMALLSIFMIPAQAAALLVIPSLVTNVWQTRPFHSLMPMLKRIAGMQLGVAAGTLAGAAVLGAPAGAWAAVSLGVALIAYSAWALFGKPLAIPVDAEKWLGLLVGIVTGFITAATGVFVVPAVPYLQSLGLARDELIQAMGVSFTVSTVALAAGLWLNDSYSMGAVGASLIMLVPALLGMGVGQRLRQSLVPAVFRRCFLISLVIVGVYLAVNGLL; encoded by the coding sequence ATGATGCTGACCGAAATGTTTGATGGCTACACCTGGCAGATGTTCTTGCTGGTGGCGATGGTGTTTGTTCTGGCGGGCTTGGTGAAAGGAGTTGTGGGGCTGGGCCTTCCGACTATATCGATGGCCTTGCTGTCCATTTTCATGATTCCGGCGCAGGCCGCCGCCTTGCTGGTGATTCCATCCCTGGTCACAAACGTTTGGCAAACCCGGCCTTTTCATAGTCTTATGCCCATGCTGAAACGCATCGCTGGCATGCAGCTGGGAGTTGCCGCGGGCACGCTGGCGGGCGCAGCGGTCCTTGGTGCGCCCGCCGGAGCCTGGGCTGCAGTGTCGTTGGGCGTGGCGCTGATAGCCTATTCGGCATGGGCGCTGTTTGGCAAGCCTTTGGCCATACCTGTCGATGCGGAAAAATGGCTGGGACTGCTCGTGGGTATCGTAACGGGCTTCATTACGGCAGCAACCGGCGTATTCGTTGTGCCTGCCGTGCCTTACCTGCAATCTCTGGGGCTGGCGCGTGATGAGCTGATCCAGGCCATGGGTGTATCGTTCACCGTGTCCACGGTGGCCTTGGCTGCCGGGCTGTGGCTGAATGACAGCTATTCCATGGGTGCGGTAGGTGCGTCGCTGATTATGCTGGTTCCCGCCTTGCTAGGAATGGGCGTCGGCCAGCGCTTGCGTCAATCACTGGTTCCGGCGGTTTTCCGGCGCTGCTTCTTGATCAGTCTGGTTATTGTTGGGGTTTATCTGGCTGTTAATGGCTTGTTATAG
- a CDS encoding NADP-dependent malic enzyme: MDATADLAKLALDYHANPVPGKISVMPTKPLANQDDLSLAYSPGVAFACMSIHENGEDAASMYTSRSNLVGVITNGTAVLGLGNIGPLAAKPVMEGKGCLFKKFAGIDVFDIELAETDPDKLVDIIAALEPTLGGVNLEDIKAPECFYIEKKLRERMKIPVFHDDQHGTAIISSAAILNGLKVVGKKLEEVKLVCSGAGAAAIACLDLLVHLGVKPANIYVVDSRGVISKGREEGMEPNKARYAQETTARTLADVCQDADVFLGCSAPGVLSADMVKTMAPQPLILALANPEPEIRPEVAKAARPDCIIATGRSDYPNQVNNVLCFPFIFRGAMDAGATVINEEMKLACVKAIAELAEAEQNDEVAIAYAGEELSFGPDYIIPKPFDPRLIIKIAPAVAEAAAASGVAKRPIADLEAYRQKLMSLVYHTGQLMRPLFMQAKSAPKRVIYADGEDERVLRAAQTVVDEQFAHPILVGRPAVIEMRIKKFGLRLNAGTDFEVVDPEDDARFNETWSAYYKMKGRDGITPDIAKAMVRKHNSLIGVMLLQRGDADAMICGVTSRFDNQLRYVDEVIGLKEGAKTYAAMNVLMLPTQTLFICDTHVNEDPTAEQVADMTIQAAQEVYRFGVVPKVALLSHSNFGSRSTASSRKMAEARRIIAERAPELEVDGEMHADSALSEKTRLKAFPDSSLKGPANLLIMPNLDTGNITYNMLKMTGSNGVAMGPVLLGAARPVHILTTSSTVRRIVNMTALAVVDAQQEAGQVQL, encoded by the coding sequence ATGGACGCCACAGCCGATCTCGCCAAATTGGCCCTCGACTACCACGCAAATCCGGTCCCCGGAAAAATATCGGTCATGCCGACCAAACCCCTGGCCAACCAAGACGACCTATCGCTGGCGTACTCGCCCGGCGTCGCGTTCGCGTGCATGAGTATCCATGAAAATGGCGAAGATGCGGCCTCCATGTACACCTCGCGCTCCAATCTTGTAGGAGTCATCACCAACGGAACAGCGGTATTGGGTCTGGGGAATATCGGCCCGTTGGCAGCCAAACCCGTCATGGAGGGCAAGGGTTGCCTGTTCAAGAAATTCGCCGGCATCGACGTTTTCGATATCGAACTGGCCGAAACCGACCCCGACAAACTGGTCGACATCATCGCCGCGCTGGAACCCACGCTGGGTGGCGTCAATCTTGAAGACATCAAGGCGCCCGAGTGCTTCTATATAGAAAAGAAGCTGCGCGAACGCATGAAAATTCCTGTTTTCCACGACGATCAGCACGGAACGGCCATTATTTCTTCGGCCGCCATCCTGAACGGCCTGAAAGTTGTGGGCAAGAAACTCGAAGAGGTGAAGCTGGTGTGCTCGGGGGCCGGTGCTGCCGCCATTGCTTGCCTGGACTTGCTGGTCCACCTGGGTGTGAAACCCGCAAATATCTATGTCGTCGACTCACGCGGTGTGATTAGCAAAGGCCGTGAAGAAGGCATGGAACCGAACAAGGCACGCTACGCGCAAGAAACCACGGCCCGAACGCTGGCTGATGTATGCCAGGACGCCGACGTATTCCTGGGGTGTTCTGCGCCCGGAGTCCTGTCGGCCGATATGGTCAAAACCATGGCGCCCCAACCGTTGATTCTGGCGCTGGCCAATCCCGAACCCGAAATCCGCCCTGAAGTAGCCAAAGCGGCACGGCCCGACTGCATTATTGCCACCGGCCGTTCCGACTACCCCAATCAGGTGAACAACGTTTTGTGCTTTCCCTTCATTTTCCGAGGCGCCATGGATGCGGGCGCCACGGTCATCAACGAAGAAATGAAGCTGGCCTGCGTGAAAGCCATTGCTGAACTGGCCGAAGCCGAACAGAACGATGAAGTAGCCATAGCGTATGCGGGCGAAGAACTCAGCTTCGGTCCCGACTACATTATTCCCAAGCCATTCGATCCACGCCTTATCATCAAGATTGCTCCTGCCGTAGCCGAAGCCGCTGCAGCCTCTGGCGTTGCCAAGCGTCCCATTGCCGACCTGGAGGCCTATCGCCAGAAGCTCATGAGCCTGGTCTACCACACCGGGCAACTGATGCGTCCTCTTTTCATGCAGGCCAAGAGCGCGCCGAAGCGGGTCATATACGCCGATGGCGAGGACGAGCGTGTACTGCGCGCAGCCCAGACTGTCGTGGACGAACAGTTCGCCCATCCCATACTGGTAGGACGCCCGGCAGTCATCGAGATGCGTATCAAGAAATTCGGTCTGCGTCTTAACGCCGGCACGGATTTTGAAGTTGTCGACCCAGAAGACGACGCACGTTTCAATGAAACCTGGTCGGCCTATTACAAGATGAAGGGGCGTGATGGCATCACTCCTGATATCGCCAAGGCGATGGTACGCAAGCACAACTCACTGATTGGCGTCATGCTGCTGCAGCGTGGTGATGCCGATGCCATGATTTGCGGGGTCACCAGCCGCTTCGACAACCAGCTCAGGTATGTGGACGAGGTCATAGGCCTGAAGGAAGGCGCGAAAACCTATGCGGCCATGAATGTGCTGATGCTGCCTACCCAGACGCTGTTCATATGCGACACGCATGTCAACGAGGATCCGACGGCCGAACAGGTCGCCGATATGACCATACAGGCTGCTCAAGAGGTATACCGTTTTGGCGTGGTGCCCAAGGTAGCGCTGTTGTCGCATTCGAACTTCGGCAGCCGCTCGACTGCATCGTCGCGCAAGATGGCGGAGGCTCGCCGGATTATTGCCGAACGCGCACCCGAGCTTGAGGTCGATGGCGAAATGCATGCTGACTCGGCGCTATCGGAAAAAACTCGCCTGAAAGCCTTTCCCGATTCGTCCTTGAAGGGGCCGGCGAATTTGCTGATCATGCCTAATCTGGATACGGGCAATATCACCTACAACATGCTGAAGATGACGGGCAGCAATGGTGTGGCGATGGGGCCTGTACTGCTGGGCGCGGCGCGGCCAGTGCATATTCTGACGACCAGTTCCACTGTGCGCCGGATTGTGAATATGACGGCATTGGCGGTGGTGGACGCGCAGCAGGAGGCTGGACAGGTTCAGCTGTAA